Proteins from one bacterium genomic window:
- the secD gene encoding protein translocase subunit SecD, with product MKQTYYWLLGIVVLAILAASAVILIKVNLGLDIQGGARIVLRAKTETLSVNDKKNWPAMRSQLASEILPRRVSGTLGVTEAPVHTKGDNQFVVELPGYTNILEAEGLLQQTARLEFRWLKNVQTDKDKTRRYIIQHGDDQSNETISFVDTSNNRLIKPDGETQKEYEELIANPDFAEVIVTGADLKPESRVSSGGGNSGGQAVVQLRFNPKGEEAFGNFVSETSHFKEYLAIVLDKKIISAPVNNITGRSGASSPIIEGNFNSKSAAQLASLLNAGALPVDLEIVQSSTIEPTLGQKALMMILKAGLIAAAVIMVGMAIYYLLPGLLACIALLLYVLFCYAAFKLMGVTFSLAGIAGFILSIGMAVDANILIFERMKEELRNGKTLMASIDAGFKRAFTAIFDSNFCTLITCAVLFTYGTDVVKGFATTLGVGVLISLFTAITVTRTLLYLLVGRGVAQNPRFFGLGRQIAGKSHFDFVGKRWIWIAFSLLIIIPGLFYMSKGGIKKNIEFEGGTEITYVLSEPVKGTSEQIKSKLRENSKPVDVDNVQLADNGKQLILKFRLKKKDTARLGQDTALLTQALITNEIIKVVPPQVSKFTYSLPTPLTLTADQVKAKLSEAGLTADNVGLTLGNKEVSITSSSFKETPDVIATTIGQSIPEFSKGKVTQVIFTLPKAMSQKPDLVVSELKVQNIYVEDVKLSPTNSSELTVVGKNLNAALGAMTPAITNVTVAPNVDNIGGIIREEMVKNAILSVILACFFILIFVTIRFAIEGGWSGFRYGAAAIIATLHDVLIMMGSAAIFGYFFGWEISALFITALLTMIGFSVHDTIVIFDRIRENLKLRLRGDSFDGLVNRSIVQSFARSILTSLTVAITVFILFMYGSVTTDLKHFHMVLLIGVISGAYSSIFNAAQILVIWEHWRARGANTAKVVVDKPMVSTDTRKTSGTPSTNRPAPSTKPKAVSSETTTTEGSEEDNDNRPSSKAPKRKRRM from the coding sequence TTGAAGCAAACATATTATTGGCTACTCGGTATTGTAGTCTTGGCTATCCTCGCTGCTAGTGCAGTTATCCTGATCAAGGTGAACCTTGGCTTGGATATCCAAGGCGGCGCGCGTATTGTTCTACGAGCTAAAACAGAAACTCTTTCTGTCAACGACAAGAAAAACTGGCCGGCGATGAGGTCTCAGCTTGCAAGCGAGATTCTACCTCGTCGTGTCTCTGGCACTCTCGGTGTCACAGAAGCCCCTGTTCATACCAAGGGTGACAATCAGTTCGTCGTTGAGCTGCCGGGCTATACCAATATCCTTGAGGCTGAGGGACTTCTTCAGCAGACTGCCCGCCTCGAATTTCGTTGGCTGAAAAATGTCCAAACGGACAAAGACAAGACTCGCCGCTATATCATTCAACATGGTGACGACCAGTCAAACGAGACAATCAGTTTTGTCGATACATCTAATAATAGGCTTATAAAACCTGATGGCGAAACTCAGAAAGAATACGAAGAGCTGATAGCTAATCCCGATTTTGCGGAAGTTATCGTTACCGGCGCTGACCTGAAACCGGAATCTCGTGTTAGCTCTGGCGGCGGAAATAGCGGCGGACAAGCCGTGGTGCAGCTTCGCTTCAATCCCAAAGGTGAAGAAGCATTCGGTAATTTTGTTTCTGAAACAAGCCATTTCAAAGAATATCTCGCTATCGTCCTGGACAAGAAAATAATTTCTGCTCCAGTTAATAATATTACAGGCCGTTCCGGCGCTTCCTCACCGATTATCGAAGGAAACTTCAATTCCAAATCAGCCGCGCAGTTAGCATCGCTTCTCAATGCAGGCGCTTTACCGGTTGACTTAGAAATCGTTCAGAGCAGCACGATCGAACCGACCCTCGGTCAGAAAGCTTTAATGATGATCCTGAAAGCCGGTTTGATAGCGGCAGCAGTCATCATGGTTGGCATGGCTATCTACTATCTGCTGCCAGGCCTTCTGGCATGTATCGCCCTGCTCTTATATGTGTTGTTCTGCTACGCAGCTTTCAAGCTGATGGGAGTAACCTTCTCGCTGGCCGGTATTGCCGGCTTCATCTTATCCATCGGTATGGCCGTGGATGCGAACATTCTTATTTTCGAGCGCATGAAGGAAGAGCTTCGAAACGGCAAGACTTTGATGGCCTCCATCGATGCCGGTTTCAAACGAGCCTTTACCGCTATTTTCGACTCGAACTTCTGCACTCTTATCACTTGCGCGGTGCTATTTACGTATGGCACTGACGTTGTAAAAGGTTTTGCTACCACGCTAGGCGTCGGTGTTTTAATATCTCTGTTCACTGCCATCACAGTTACGCGAACACTGCTCTACTTGCTGGTTGGCAGAGGAGTTGCACAAAACCCACGATTCTTCGGCTTGGGACGACAGATTGCAGGTAAAAGCCATTTCGACTTTGTCGGTAAGCGATGGATATGGATCGCCTTCAGCCTACTGATTATCATTCCTGGCCTCTTTTACATGAGCAAGGGTGGCATCAAGAAGAACATCGAGTTCGAGGGTGGAACCGAGATTACTTATGTCCTAAGTGAGCCTGTTAAGGGCACTTCAGAACAGATAAAAAGCAAACTAAGAGAAAACAGTAAACCTGTTGATGTCGATAACGTGCAGCTTGCCGACAACGGTAAACAGCTCATTCTTAAGTTCAGGCTAAAGAAGAAAGATACTGCGCGATTAGGACAAGATACTGCTCTGCTGACACAGGCGTTGATCACGAATGAGATCATTAAAGTCGTGCCTCCACAGGTTTCGAAGTTCACTTATTCTCTACCGACTCCTCTAACTCTAACTGCCGACCAGGTTAAAGCTAAGTTGAGCGAAGCTGGTCTGACTGCTGATAATGTAGGGCTTACTTTAGGTAATAAAGAGGTTTCGATTACCTCTTCATCGTTTAAAGAAACACCCGATGTTATCGCGACAACAATCGGGCAAAGCATTCCAGAATTCAGCAAGGGCAAAGTTACTCAGGTGATCTTCACCTTGCCTAAAGCAATGTCCCAGAAGCCCGATCTAGTTGTCAGCGAGTTAAAAGTTCAAAACATATATGTTGAGGACGTCAAGCTCTCGCCTACTAATTCATCTGAATTAACAGTCGTAGGCAAAAATCTCAATGCTGCATTGGGAGCAATGACCCCTGCCATTACCAACGTAACCGTAGCTCCTAACGTGGACAATATCGGTGGCATTATTCGCGAGGAAATGGTTAAAAACGCCATCTTGTCAGTCATATTGGCGTGTTTCTTCATCCTCATCTTTGTCACTATCCGGTTCGCGATTGAAGGCGGTTGGTCCGGCTTCCGATATGGCGCCGCGGCTATTATCGCAACTCTACACGACGTGTTGATCATGATGGGATCGGCAGCGATTTTCGGCTATTTCTTTGGCTGGGAGATAAGCGCCCTCTTTATCACTGCATTGCTGACCATGATCGGTTTCTCCGTGCATGACACAATCGTTATTTTCGACAGAATACGAGAAAATTTAAAATTGAGACTGCGCGGTGATTCCTTCGATGGTTTGGTTAATAGAAGTATCGTTCAATCGTTTGCGCGATCTATTTTAACGAGCCTTACTGTCGCCATCACGGTGTTTATCTTGTTCATGTACGGCAGCGTTACAACAGACCTTAAGCACTTCCATATGGTATTGCTAATTGGTGTTATCTCCGGCGCTTATTCGAGCATCTTTAACGCCGCTCAGATACTGGTTATCTGGGAACACTGGCGAGCTCGCGGCGCTAATACTGCCA
- a CDS encoding UvrD-helicase domain-containing protein has translation MAIWTQEQERAINRAQGAICVAAGAGAGKTGVIVARFLRLVRDEHILADQILTITYTEKAAQEMKRRIVEGLEREGLLEERRRVEYAYIHTIHGLCRRLLAENPFEAGVDPQFRVLDDREGKALWNHAIEEVVQDALEEGGAIARLIGATSSMPVYGGNRNDLLNPLRSLLNPLIERVRNYGLSCEEIAEWGQRELQEVDLPFHPALEEYKRQMLSNLEAAAQESGQALLISAVSAIKRIEPDSNNPMRSWLDQVVPLLSELSNQAKQAQSWDLRDLGQANSRVLASVDPEKERQCAELASGLLQLIAQIWQRFDVMKQQAGGLDFEDLQQRMLQLLKSSENVTERYRRRFKYIMVDEYQDINPVQAKLLEHLGAEGNWMIVGDERQAIYRFRFADVNLFRRQIEQIGNTSTRNPERAASIPLQINFRSRPEILNFVATVFSKLWHGDNYQALETGRDILPKNQPSIELWMHSQIFRRGEAEWIASEIRSWVQNKSLEVYDSSLNAMRPVRYGDIAVLMRQFTRITDYEQAFQAADIPFFVVGGGRGYFTRYEVHDLKNALQSLCRPDDDLAIACLLRSTMVGVSMDSLVCLSNQAQERGSSLYETLKTTLEVVPEADVPLIKRFLEWFEPLLLIADRLSVGVVLERLLVETEYDAKLLCRENGAQQLANVRKLIQMSFETPDVQLGEFVERISTLTYLRQREGDAPTHDEFSDVVRFITVHSAKGLEFPVVIMADLDAKKNRHDQRVEVDLANQRIGVEWRNYSPLIHRQIQKQEALLDQQEELRLIYVAMTRAKEHLVIATPQMGQQQSWALLIRPAIPLKLRQTNEDYQDCEIGNCTVRVKRREGKE, from the coding sequence ATGGCCATTTGGACACAGGAACAAGAGAGAGCTATTAATAGGGCGCAGGGGGCTATTTGCGTGGCGGCGGGGGCAGGCGCGGGCAAGACGGGCGTGATTGTGGCACGATTTCTCCGGCTTGTTCGGGATGAACATATTCTCGCTGACCAAATTCTCACCATTACTTACACCGAAAAAGCGGCGCAAGAAATGAAGCGCAGGATTGTGGAGGGATTGGAACGCGAAGGCCTGCTTGAAGAACGTCGAAGGGTTGAGTACGCCTATATTCATACGATTCACGGCTTATGCCGAAGGCTTTTGGCGGAAAATCCCTTCGAAGCTGGGGTTGATCCCCAATTCCGGGTTCTGGATGATCGAGAAGGAAAAGCATTGTGGAACCATGCTATCGAGGAAGTAGTCCAAGACGCGCTTGAAGAGGGGGGAGCCATTGCACGCCTAATCGGCGCGACTTCTTCGATGCCCGTCTACGGCGGCAATCGTAATGATTTGCTTAATCCGCTTCGAAGTTTGCTGAATCCGCTTATTGAAAGAGTTCGGAACTATGGCCTCTCCTGCGAAGAGATTGCCGAATGGGGGCAACGAGAACTACAAGAAGTCGATCTGCCTTTTCATCCCGCCCTCGAAGAATATAAGCGGCAAATGCTTTCTAATCTTGAAGCTGCCGCTCAGGAAAGTGGGCAAGCCCTGCTTATTTCGGCTGTCAGCGCTATTAAACGAATAGAACCTGATAGTAATAACCCAATGCGTAGCTGGCTCGATCAGGTCGTACCTCTCCTTAGCGAACTTTCAAACCAAGCTAAACAAGCTCAGAGTTGGGATTTGAGGGATTTAGGCCAAGCGAACTCAAGAGTTTTGGCATCAGTTGATCCTGAGAAAGAACGCCAGTGCGCCGAACTTGCCTCCGGACTGCTTCAACTTATTGCACAAATCTGGCAGCGTTTTGATGTGATGAAACAGCAAGCCGGGGGATTGGACTTTGAAGACCTCCAGCAACGGATGCTCCAACTTTTGAAAAGCTCTGAAAATGTCACTGAACGCTATCGTCGCCGCTTCAAATATATTATGGTGGATGAATATCAGGACATTAATCCGGTACAAGCGAAGCTATTGGAACATTTAGGCGCTGAAGGGAACTGGATGATCGTCGGGGATGAGCGCCAAGCTATTTACCGATTTCGTTTTGCCGATGTGAACTTGTTCCGACGCCAAATTGAGCAAATAGGAAATACTTCAACACGAAATCCGGAACGTGCGGCCAGTATCCCCCTCCAAATTAATTTCCGATCCCGTCCGGAGATATTAAATTTTGTTGCAACTGTCTTCTCCAAACTCTGGCACGGTGATAACTACCAAGCATTAGAAACCGGACGGGATATTCTGCCGAAAAATCAGCCGAGCATTGAGTTATGGATGCATAGCCAGATATTTCGCCGAGGAGAGGCTGAGTGGATCGCATCCGAAATTCGCTCGTGGGTTCAAAATAAGTCTTTAGAAGTCTATGACAGCAGCCTGAATGCAATGCGCCCCGTTCGCTATGGCGATATTGCGGTGCTCATGCGCCAGTTCACTCGCATCACTGATTATGAGCAGGCATTCCAAGCAGCGGATATTCCCTTTTTTGTCGTTGGCGGAGGTCGAGGGTATTTCACTCGATACGAAGTACACGATCTGAAAAATGCGCTTCAAAGTCTCTGCCGGCCTGATGATGACCTCGCGATCGCCTGCCTTTTGCGTTCGACGATGGTGGGAGTAAGTATGGATTCGCTAGTGTGCCTGTCGAACCAAGCGCAAGAGAGAGGAAGCTCCCTTTATGAGACCCTCAAAACCACGCTTGAAGTCGTGCCTGAAGCTGATGTGCCGCTTATTAAGCGCTTTTTGGAATGGTTCGAGCCTTTGTTGTTAATTGCAGATCGTTTGTCGGTTGGAGTTGTTTTAGAGCGTCTACTAGTTGAAACCGAGTATGACGCCAAATTGCTTTGCCGTGAAAATGGAGCACAACAGCTTGCGAATGTTCGAAAACTCATCCAAATGAGCTTCGAAACACCTGATGTGCAACTGGGTGAGTTTGTTGAGCGTATTTCAACACTAACTTACCTTCGCCAACGAGAAGGTGATGCCCCGACCCACGATGAGTTCTCGGATGTTGTGCGCTTCATCACCGTTCACAGCGCCAAAGGGTTGGAATTCCCAGTTGTGATCATGGCCGACCTTGATGCAAAAAAGAATCGTCACGATCAACGAGTTGAAGTTGACTTGGCCAATCAGCGAATTGGGGTTGAATGGCGTAATTACTCCCCCCTAATTCATCGGCAAATACAAAAACAAGAAGCTTTACTTGACCAGCAGGAAGAGCTGCGGCTTATATATGTCGCAATGACTCGCGCGAAAGAGCATTTGGTTATTGCTACCCCCCAAATGGGCCAACAACAATCCTGGGCGCTTCTCATACGTCCAGCCATCCCCTTAAAACTTCGTCAGACTAATGAAGACTACCAAGATTGCGAAATCGGTAACTGCACCGTCCGAGTAAAACGCCGTGAGGGGAAGGAATGA
- a CDS encoding M50 family metallopeptidase, which translates to MDVSAQDARVHPEPTSVQVRRSLIAASLLVIILWFIPFGHTITLPFRYFVTFLHELSHALAAVFTHGSASQMQIARDGSGSVQVIGGWRFLVAAAGYIGTTFFGATLLLLSQKPKLATSMFYILFAVILFTTVWWVSPIFSFGFWTGIILAGLLLLAGLYVKGKLSIFLLQFLAVQCCLSALWDLSVLMRLNTAGIPDNDAAFLASFTHIPAIVWSILWTLFSALILWQALKRTWKNGKEPRAIEQGF; encoded by the coding sequence ATGGACGTCAGCGCCCAGGATGCTCGAGTTCATCCCGAGCCAACTTCTGTTCAAGTACGCAGATCGCTTATAGCAGCATCTCTTTTAGTTATAATTTTGTGGTTCATCCCGTTTGGGCATACGATTACCCTTCCTTTTCGTTACTTCGTAACCTTCCTTCATGAGCTAAGTCATGCGCTCGCTGCAGTGTTCACCCATGGAAGCGCAAGCCAAATGCAGATTGCCAGAGATGGAAGTGGGTCGGTGCAGGTTATTGGGGGTTGGAGGTTTCTTGTTGCCGCAGCAGGCTATATTGGGACCACTTTTTTTGGCGCGACACTTCTTCTGCTTAGCCAAAAACCTAAATTGGCAACTTCGATGTTTTACATTCTTTTCGCAGTAATTCTTTTCACTACCGTTTGGTGGGTGTCGCCGATTTTTAGCTTCGGTTTTTGGACCGGCATTATCCTAGCTGGGCTTCTATTGCTAGCAGGTCTCTATGTTAAAGGAAAGCTTTCGATTTTCCTTCTTCAATTCCTGGCAGTCCAGTGCTGCCTATCGGCTCTTTGGGATTTGTCGGTATTGATGCGGTTGAATACGGCAGGAATTCCCGATAACGATGCCGCTTTTTTAGCGAGTTTCACCCATATCCCCGCTATCGTCTGGAGCATTCTCTGGACCCTTTTCTCTGCCCTTATTCTCTGGCAAGCCTTAAAACGAACCTGGAAAAACGGAAAAGAGCCTAGAGCAATTGAGCAGGGTTTTTGA
- a CDS encoding cytidylate kinase-like family protein translates to MSNPSSKTLADERVREWLILEQARKERLQALEKKTNPVITLSRQAGSCGDEIAEEVVRQLGAPWQLWDKQLIDAIAEHASVRSHLVEAVEHHHSEFTQVVESMLGIRTFNEADYRLHLAEVLFSLGHSGCQLIVGRGANFLLKKALNVCVKASFNFRLKNYAKEHDLTDRKATDALHQVDKERTEFIRNLFGLDPDNDAYYDMTLYTDQLGVQGAAGSIISAANAMYGLSLK, encoded by the coding sequence ATGTCTAACCCTTCATCGAAAACTTTGGCTGATGAACGCGTTCGGGAGTGGTTGATTCTCGAACAAGCCCGCAAAGAACGTTTGCAGGCTCTGGAAAAGAAAACGAATCCCGTTATTACCCTCTCACGACAGGCAGGCTCATGTGGTGATGAGATTGCTGAGGAGGTTGTGCGGCAATTAGGCGCTCCCTGGCAATTGTGGGATAAGCAACTAATCGATGCTATCGCCGAACATGCTTCGGTGCGCTCGCACTTGGTTGAAGCGGTTGAACACCATCACTCCGAATTCACCCAAGTCGTTGAGAGCATGCTCGGCATCCGAACTTTCAATGAAGCAGATTACCGACTTCACTTGGCAGAGGTTCTATTTTCGCTTGGCCATTCCGGATGTCAACTTATCGTAGGACGTGGAGCAAATTTCTTGCTGAAAAAAGCTTTAAATGTCTGCGTGAAAGCGTCCTTCAATTTTCGTCTTAAGAACTATGCAAAAGAGCATGACCTTACAGATCGCAAAGCAACTGATGCGCTACATCAAGTCGATAAAGAGAGAACCGAGTTTATCCGCAATCTCTTCGGGCTTGATCCTGACAACGATGCTTATTATGACATGACCCTTTATACCGATCAGTTGGGGGTGCAGGGCGCAGCAGGATCAATTATTTCAGCCGCGAATGCTATGTATGGGCTAAGTTTGAAATAG
- the tsaE gene encoding tRNA (adenosine(37)-N6)-threonylcarbamoyltransferase complex ATPase subunit type 1 TsaE — protein sequence MIICTHSPEETILFGQRLGQLLQKGEVISLIGEIGAGKTTLAKGIARGLGIDQPVRSPTFTLIHEYLSSPPFYHIDLYRLEELEQVASLALDEYYDNGITAIEWAEHAGELIPDERLEILISKPVNNERQIQLIAYGVSAQRILDKLRINDVATCD from the coding sequence GTGATTATCTGCACTCATAGTCCGGAAGAGACTATATTATTCGGCCAAAGGCTGGGTCAATTGCTCCAAAAAGGTGAGGTTATTAGTCTGATTGGTGAAATCGGCGCAGGTAAGACAACTTTGGCGAAAGGAATCGCTCGAGGATTAGGTATCGATCAACCGGTGCGAAGTCCGACTTTTACACTGATTCACGAATACTTATCCTCGCCGCCGTTCTATCATATTGACCTCTATCGTTTGGAGGAACTCGAGCAAGTGGCCTCGCTGGCGCTTGATGAGTATTACGATAACGGAATTACAGCGATTGAGTGGGCTGAGCACGCGGGGGAACTCATCCCTGATGAACGACTTGAGATTCTTATTTCAAAACCAGTGAACAATGAGCGTCAAATTCAGTTAATAGCTTATGGAGTGTCTGCACAAAGAATTTTGGATAAATTGAGGATAAATGATGTGGCTACTTGCGATTGA
- the tsaB gene encoding tRNA (adenosine(37)-N6)-threonylcarbamoyltransferase complex dimerization subunit type 1 TsaB, with protein sequence MMWLLAIDTIGSVGSVALLEDGALRIETRFAHHHRVSGAVLAAVEFITGQVDITLKEIDVYAVDCGPGFFTGVKIGVEIAKTLAHVHNKPMVGIGSLEALAYGTHLKQDSLLISVLPARKGEVYYQLFTQKGTLAPPQVAEVSELAQRVAARTESTHLFVGEGCHLYRDLFANDVGEIDILPARFPSAEAVAMLAHKIVLSGKTQSAFDLLPNYIKPPSISIPKRAYTTL encoded by the coding sequence ATGATGTGGCTACTTGCGATTGATACGATTGGTAGCGTTGGGTCGGTTGCCTTATTAGAAGATGGCGCTTTACGAATTGAAACCCGTTTTGCTCATCATCACCGTGTCAGCGGAGCTGTGTTGGCGGCGGTTGAGTTCATTACTGGTCAGGTTGACATCACTCTCAAAGAGATAGATGTCTATGCTGTCGATTGTGGGCCGGGATTTTTTACCGGTGTTAAAATCGGAGTGGAAATTGCAAAAACACTGGCACACGTTCATAACAAACCCATGGTCGGGATAGGCAGCCTTGAGGCGTTGGCATATGGTACCCATCTCAAGCAGGATTCCCTTCTAATATCAGTCTTGCCGGCTCGTAAGGGTGAAGTTTATTACCAACTCTTTACTCAGAAGGGAACGCTAGCGCCTCCGCAAGTTGCCGAAGTTTCAGAATTAGCTCAGCGGGTAGCTGCTCGAACTGAGTCTACTCATCTTTTTGTTGGGGAAGGTTGTCATCTATACCGCGACCTATTTGCAAATGATGTCGGAGAGATTGATATATTACCGGCGCGTTTTCCATCGGCTGAAGCAGTTGCCATGCTTGCTCATAAAATAGTTCTCAGTGGGAAAACTCAGTCCGCATTTGATTTGTTACCCAACTACATAAAACCGCCGTCGATTAGCATTCCAAAGAGGGCTTACACGACGCTGTAA
- a CDS encoding trypsin-like peptidase domain-containing protein: MNSNKSLLRWSAGLIVVGLVGVAVSSMMVTDAQKPVGTTMTPQEHTTVTALESAFIKLSADLAPCVVHIRVTKHLTAREGDPYGMVPPEFRGMFPSVPQNPQTVRGQGSGVVIRSDGYILTNDHVVADTDEVEVEFNDGRKATGTVMRDYASDIAIVKVDRKGLRAATLGDSDAVKTGQFAIAMGSPFGLSNTVTVGHISAIKRQEAIGSRSEGVRFYPNLIQTDAPINPGNSGGPLVNIDGEVIGINTAIESGSGGSVGIGFAIPINTAKSIVQQLIDHGKVTRGFLGIGPKDLTPEQRESMGIQKGVMVGSVRDSSPGDKAGLVPGDVITEFNGTPVDSELALRELIWKQTPGSTVVIKVIRNGKAEALKATLTEPPATNASTPSGNSPEENQPATKLGVRVQPLTDSMIERYKLRTGLKGVVVTQVAPGSPADDAGISDGDVIIEVDRVKSDSSQTLNSILAKAKAGQVLRVLIWRRFEDGTGSQNLVSVKLR, from the coding sequence ATGAATTCAAACAAATCTCTTTTAAGATGGTCAGCAGGATTGATAGTTGTAGGACTGGTCGGCGTAGCGGTATCGAGCATGATGGTGACCGATGCTCAAAAACCAGTCGGTACCACAATGACCCCGCAAGAGCACACTACGGTGACAGCGCTTGAGAGCGCGTTTATCAAACTGTCTGCTGATTTAGCTCCTTGTGTCGTTCATATACGTGTGACGAAACATTTGACGGCACGTGAAGGCGATCCATATGGTATGGTTCCCCCTGAATTCAGAGGCATGTTTCCCTCAGTCCCGCAAAATCCACAAACGGTGAGGGGACAAGGCTCAGGTGTTGTGATCCGTAGCGATGGTTATATTCTAACGAATGATCACGTGGTTGCGGATACTGACGAAGTTGAAGTCGAATTCAACGATGGAAGAAAAGCAACCGGAACGGTAATGCGCGATTATGCAAGCGATATCGCTATAGTGAAAGTGGATCGAAAAGGTTTGCGAGCCGCGACACTGGGCGATTCGGACGCCGTTAAGACCGGCCAATTTGCGATCGCGATGGGTTCGCCATTCGGTTTGTCGAACACCGTTACCGTCGGCCATATCAGCGCTATTAAGCGTCAAGAGGCAATCGGCAGCAGATCCGAGGGTGTCCGATTCTATCCTAATCTTATACAAACGGATGCTCCGATTAATCCGGGCAATAGTGGCGGACCACTGGTCAATATCGATGGCGAGGTTATCGGCATTAACACCGCAATCGAATCGGGTAGTGGAGGCAGTGTCGGAATTGGGTTCGCAATACCGATAAATACTGCGAAATCTATTGTTCAACAGTTAATCGATCATGGTAAAGTCACTCGCGGTTTTCTGGGTATTGGGCCAAAAGATCTTACGCCTGAACAGAGAGAAAGCATGGGTATTCAGAAGGGCGTAATGGTTGGAAGCGTTCGCGATAGTTCCCCTGGCGATAAAGCTGGGCTTGTTCCAGGCGATGTCATCACCGAGTTCAATGGTACGCCTGTCGACTCGGAGCTTGCTCTTCGCGAACTGATCTGGAAGCAAACCCCCGGGTCAACAGTAGTTATCAAAGTTATACGTAATGGCAAAGCAGAGGCGCTAAAGGCGACTTTAACAGAACCACCGGCGACTAATGCCAGTACTCCTTCAGGAAATAGTCCGGAAGAAAATCAACCTGCAACTAAACTTGGCGTAAGAGTGCAGCCATTAACTGATAGCATGATTGAACGATATAAGCTGCGCACCGGGCTTAAAGGCGTAGTGGTAACTCAGGTTGCCCCTGGCAGCCCCGCTGATGATGCCGGAATAAGCGATGGCGATGTCATCATAGAGGTGGACAGGGTGAAATCCGACAGCTCCCAAACCCTCAACAGTATTCTAGCGAAAGCCAAAGCAGGTCAGGTTCTCAGAGTCCTGATATGGCGTCGTTTTGAAGACGGAACGGGCAGCCAAAACCTGGTCTCCGTTAAGCTTCGCTAG